In the Anaeromusa acidaminophila DSM 3853 genome, one interval contains:
- the hemB gene encoding porphobilinogen synthase produces the protein MYHPYLRPRRLRVSEGLRAMVRETVLHVEDLVYPLFLVPGEKIKKEIPSLPGQYHLSVDQAVLLAQEAWNLGIRSVLLFGLPSYKDEQGSSAWDLQQPVQQAMTAIKKALPEMVVIGDVCLCEYTSHGHCGLLDGETVDNDPTLALLAKVAVSQAQAGADIVAPSDMMDGRVQAIREALDDAGFAQVSIMSYAVKYASAYYGPFRDAADSTPQFGDRRSYQMDPANAREALREAALDAEEGADFLMVKPALAYLDIVRQVKDTYLLPLATYNVSGEYAMVKAAAQQGWIDEKKIVLETLVSMKRAGADIIITYHAMDAAKWLHENQ, from the coding sequence ATGTACCATCCGTATTTGCGTCCTCGGCGACTGCGCGTCAGCGAAGGCTTGCGCGCTATGGTGCGGGAGACGGTGCTTCACGTAGAGGATTTGGTATATCCGTTGTTTTTAGTACCTGGAGAGAAAATTAAAAAGGAAATTCCTTCTTTGCCGGGGCAATATCACTTATCAGTGGATCAAGCGGTGCTGTTGGCGCAAGAGGCATGGAATTTGGGGATTCGCTCGGTGCTGCTTTTTGGGCTTCCGTCTTATAAGGACGAGCAGGGCAGCAGCGCCTGGGACTTGCAGCAGCCGGTACAGCAGGCCATGACGGCGATTAAAAAAGCGTTGCCGGAGATGGTGGTTATTGGCGATGTTTGTCTTTGTGAATATACCAGCCACGGTCATTGCGGGCTGCTGGACGGCGAAACCGTGGATAATGACCCGACCCTGGCTCTTTTGGCCAAGGTAGCGGTCAGCCAGGCTCAAGCCGGTGCGGATATTGTCGCTCCTTCAGATATGATGGACGGTAGGGTGCAGGCCATTCGCGAGGCCTTGGATGACGCTGGCTTTGCGCAGGTGTCGATCATGAGTTATGCGGTGAAATATGCTTCCGCCTATTATGGGCCATTTCGGGACGCTGCGGATTCAACGCCGCAATTTGGGGACCGCCGCAGCTATCAAATGGACCCGGCCAATGCCAGGGAGGCGCTGCGCGAAGCGGCTCTAGATGCGGAAGAAGGAGCAGACTTTCTGATGGTCAAGCCGGCGTTAGCGTATCTGGATATTGTGCGTCAGGTCAAAGATACGTATTTGCTGCCTTTGGCAACCTATAATGTCAGCGGGGAATACGCTATGGTTAAGGCCGCAGCGCAGCAGGGCTGGATTGACGAAAAGAAAATTGTTTTGGAAACGCTGGTTTCGATGAAA
- the cobA gene encoding uroporphyrinogen-III C-methyltransferase, with product MTQPTVYLVGAGPGDYKLISVRGLELIQRAEVLVYDRLADERLLGHARKDAEFIYVGKASSNHAMRQEDINQLLVDKAKEGKVVVRLKGGDPFVFGRGGEEALTLRAAGIPFEIVPGITSAISVPAYAGIPVTHRGIATSFAVVTGHEDPTKGESSMRWDKLATGTDTLVFLMGVENLPHITAKLMEHGRSGETPAAVIRWGTKAEQEVLVTTVATAAADVAAKGLTPPAIFLVGDVVSLRDELAWFDQRPLFGQKVLVTRAREQASLLTARLEELGAQCVEAPAIQIQPPESYEPMDAAIQELQSYDWLIFTSVNGVEYFFNRLAEQGKDTRALAAAKVAAIGVATASKLAAYGIQADVVPVEFRAEGIIEALEGKVKPGMRVLIPRATVARELLPEQLRAQGLSVDVVPAYRTVTAKADAEGLKASLEAGDFQWVTFTSSSTVTNLLKLLGEDGAALLKKAKVACIGPITAETCLEHGIEPDVMAGEYTIKGLAEAILTFYGKEM from the coding sequence ATGACACAGCCAACAGTGTATTTGGTCGGAGCCGGCCCTGGAGATTATAAATTGATTAGCGTGCGCGGTCTGGAACTCATTCAGCGAGCGGAAGTGCTGGTGTATGACCGACTGGCTGATGAGCGCCTGCTGGGGCATGCCAGAAAAGATGCGGAATTTATTTATGTGGGAAAAGCTTCCAGTAATCATGCCATGCGCCAGGAGGATATCAATCAGCTTTTGGTGGACAAGGCGAAGGAAGGCAAAGTGGTAGTCCGTCTTAAAGGCGGCGATCCTTTTGTTTTTGGACGCGGCGGCGAAGAAGCGCTGACCTTGCGCGCTGCCGGCATTCCTTTTGAAATTGTGCCTGGCATTACTTCGGCTATCTCGGTTCCTGCTTATGCGGGCATTCCGGTTACCCACCGAGGTATTGCCACTTCCTTTGCAGTAGTGACTGGTCATGAGGATCCTACTAAAGGGGAATCTTCTATGCGTTGGGATAAATTGGCTACAGGGACAGATACGCTGGTCTTTTTGATGGGCGTAGAAAACCTGCCTCATATTACGGCCAAGTTGATGGAACATGGACGCAGCGGTGAAACGCCGGCAGCGGTCATTCGCTGGGGTACTAAAGCGGAGCAGGAAGTGTTGGTGACGACTGTGGCGACGGCAGCAGCCGATGTGGCGGCAAAGGGTTTGACGCCGCCAGCTATCTTTTTGGTAGGGGATGTTGTTTCTCTGCGGGACGAATTGGCATGGTTTGATCAGCGCCCTTTATTCGGACAGAAGGTGTTAGTGACGCGGGCGCGCGAGCAAGCCAGCTTGCTTACGGCACGCTTGGAAGAATTAGGCGCTCAATGCGTAGAGGCGCCAGCTATTCAAATTCAACCGCCTGAAAGTTATGAGCCAATGGATGCGGCTATTCAGGAACTGCAAAGTTATGACTGGCTTATTTTTACCAGCGTTAACGGCGTAGAGTACTTCTTCAATCGTTTGGCGGAGCAGGGGAAAGATACGCGGGCTTTGGCAGCCGCCAAGGTAGCGGCTATTGGCGTAGCAACGGCGAGCAAGCTGGCGGCTTATGGAATTCAAGCGGATGTAGTGCCGGTGGAGTTTAGGGCGGAAGGTATTATTGAAGCCCTAGAGGGAAAAGTGAAGCCAGGTATGCGCGTGCTGATCCCCAGGGCTACCGTAGCCAGGGAATTGCTGCCGGAGCAGTTGCGCGCCCAAGGATTATCGGTGGATGTGGTCCCTGCGTACCGTACGGTAACCGCGAAGGCGGACGCTGAAGGTCTGAAAGCTTCCTTGGAAGCGGGAGATTTTCAATGGGTGACCTTTACAAGCTCTTCTACAGTAACGAATTTGTTGAAGCTATTGGGCGAAGATGGCGCAGCCTTGCTGAAAAAAGCGAAGGTGGCTTGCATCGGCCCGATCACGGCGGAGACTTGTTTGGAACATGGCATTGAACCGGACGTTATGGCCGGAGAATATACGATCAAAGGACTGGCGGAAGCCATTCTTACATTTTACGGCAAGGAGATGTAA